In Takifugu flavidus isolate HTHZ2018 chromosome 1, ASM371156v2, whole genome shotgun sequence, the DNA window CGTGGCCGGGTTCACTCTCTCCTGCCTGGGCCGGTCTTCAGCCAGGACACAAACTCCTTGGCTGCCTGGTCCTGCAGGTAGGTGCTGACGTCGCTGGTGTAGGTGCCGTCAGCGTGCCGTCTAAACAGGCTCCTGTCggaacacacaggtgagagtTGTGCTCACGCTAGTTGGCCGTTTTGGAGACGGAGGCAGACTCACCCATTTCTCTTTGAGTTCTTCAGCCACTGGACAAAGTCCTGCGCCCTCCTCGTCTCGAGGTATTTACTGTAGTCGTTGGAAAAGGTCCCCTCTGAATGTCTCTTCATGTTTGAGAGCTCACTGGGCTCAGTCAGCACCGAGTTTTCATTCAGTAGCCTGGAAGTAACCATTATAGAGACCATTGAAGACAATCTGTCCCAGGATCAGAGTTCAGGTTTGGACTCCTCATCTCTCATGCAGGGTCCAGTATAACAATTGACTTTCAATATTCACATTTAATAGTCAATTAGTAACAAGATGCAACACTTTATACAAAACATTTCCTTCTTTATTAGTGATAGAAAGCTAAAAAGAAGTTCCCGATCTTAAGTATTTGCTGTAATTCCACCTGTTGGTGCTGCTTTCACaccattgtttttcttttttaaatcaacctTTTAAAGAATAACTGTCATGTTCATTTGGGATTGTTTTGTAACCATGAAGGCTGAGTTCAAATAAAAGACTGATGGAAGATCTTACATGGAGTTTCTGTCCTGTTCGGGAAACTGCCAGCTGCTTTGgatggtgatgaagagcaggagtCCAGCCAAAGAGTAAGCACTATTCATCGTGTGAGCTTCTGAGAGGGGGTGGAAGGAGACGGTGAGGATGAAGGCTTCATGCTGAAAGAAAAGAAGTGGAAGACTCACCTGTGGTCGCGGATGTGGAGCGCTGGGTTCTGAGGTGGCTCAACAGTTTCCTCCCCTGGCTTCTGGAGCCGTTTCATGGTCTCCTCCTGGTGAGTTGGGTCTTTTATAGCAGAGCTGAGCAGCGTCCTCCCAGGTGACTCCCCCCGTCACAGAAACCTCATCTTATCTGCCGTTACGCTCGGCCCATTAGTCACCTTCCGTCTGACTGTATTGACTTTATGTGTAAGAATACTGTTGTGAGGCCAGTGCTGCTACTTAAAATGTTCATCAAATGTGACATGTTGCTATGGAGATACAGAAAGTTTAGTGCAGTTTACACGCTATCCTctcaaaattacatttttatgaaGACAAATACGCAAGTGCAGGTTATTTGTGTGATAGTGTCTTTTCTGATGCgtgatggaggggaaaaaatcattTGGTCTCATAAATTGAAAATATCGAAACAATATTTATTCTTTTCATGACAGCAACACCAACGGCAACACTTGACAATAAACCAGTGCATTTAGATTCATATTCAACAGAAAATGCATGGACTCTGAATTCCAACATGTCGACAAATTCACTGTTACAGGCAATCTAACATCCGCCGCACAGGGAAACAGATGTACATCAGCCATTTAAGGAAAcgtggaaaaaaagggaaaatctgGTAATGGTCACTCTAAATGCTGCCGCATTCTTGGCCTCTATTTGGGACCCAGGAGGCATTTCTGCAGGAAGTGGCTCATGAGGTTGTACGTATGACGGCTGGCTGATCCTCTGAGGCCATGGTCCTTGTCGGTGTACCACTGCAATAAAGCAAAAATCAAGCAATCAGATTCTCGGTGTCGGAATCACCATCGGTAAAACCGTCTGCAGGAGGTATTTTCCCCCCATTTGAAGCGTTCATTAAATCAACACCATCAAGGCCAATATTAGAGCCGCTTCCTCAGCCAATATTTACCATCGCCTCAAAGTCCACCTGCTCGTCCACCAGAGCTTTGGAGATCTGCGCtgcctgctggaaatggacGTTATCTGGAGGAAACACAGCGGCTTCACTACGTGACCAAACATCAAAGCTAATGCTTTCATCAAAGCAAATACTGCTCGCCGGTGCGAGGCTTTTACCACGTTGCCCTGAAGGAGCACTGAAGGATGCACTCATGCTCAGTAACTGAAAAGAACAAGTGTGTGGATGAGATGACGGAACGTACCATCTGCTGTTCCGTGAACCAAAAGATAGTCCACCGTTTTAAAGTTCTTGGCTCTGGCTGTCACTGAGGAATTCTGTTAAGACCGCAGGGTTCGTCTCAGTTCAGGTCGGAGGTCATAGCTTAGATTATACGCGTCTGAAGAGTTTGACTTACTTTATAAGAGTCCCCGTTTTCTGCGGGGGTGCCCATGTAGCGTTCAGTGTACACAGCATCTGGAAAATTGGTACAAAAACTGATTTGACACTTGAAAGCTTATTTACAAGTCTGGCACATTAAATTTGATTGAAttcatggaggaaaaaagcttTCATATCTCTACAGCTTTGAGGAACTCCCTCATTAGACTGGAAAATTGAAAAGTCAGTGTGCATTAGTACACATAAGAACTAAATCAACCCAATTTCAGTGTAGTTTTTGTGTTTACATATTTGTGAGCTGTGTTCTTTATTAAGTTGGCACATCTCTTGTTTTAATTGGTAACATGTAACTATTCTGATTCAACAGGATCCTTTTAAATACATTGTCATCATTTTAACCTCatggtgtgtttgggtttgcTGTGTCCTGTTTTACAAGAGATTTATAAGAAGCCCTAATATCTAcgtatattttaaaaacaggaaggaggCTTTCTGATACCCTCACAGCAATCATATGGGGTTCAGCTTTGACTTTAGATGCCCCGCCCCCACCACATTTTGCCACGGTAACCGTTATattcaaaaacaacatttgaggTTGCACATTGACTGTTTGCCACCCACTTCTGTTGTCACGTGATGAAGATCACTTCCAGGTCAGCACCACatctttgcatttgtgtgtaaagTCATGCAGGGACGCGCACAAACCATAATATTCCCACTTGGCGACCGGGGCGACGGCTATTCCACATTTGAAGAGTCCAGTTCCAGCACCCAACGCCATGGAGCTGACGTAACCGCCGTATGACTGGAGGTTAGAGTACAGGGACGTCAGCGAGCACAGAGATCTTACATGCAAAAAGATACGAACGTGTGGGAGAAATGAAAACTCACCCAGCCCCAGATTGCTATCCTGTCCTTGTCTATAAAACCCATGTCTAGGAATTTTCtgcaacacacaaaaacagcagaaacctCCAAACCAACCCCCAACAGGAACCGCACTATTTACTCATCTATAGCAGATTGGCTCGGTTTCTGGGAGGAAGGGCATCCACCTCTACCTCACAGCTGTTATCTGGTCTTCCACTTCCAGCGTTCCGAGCTGCTTGTAGATCGCGTGAAGGATTTGGTCGCCTTGGTATCCGCTTCCTCTCCCGTCAAAGCTCGCAAAAATGATGCCGTGCGAGCTGGAGAGGTACGTGCCCCAGTTCAGCTTGAACCTGTAGCTGACCCGCTGGCTGCAGGGGCCCCCGTACCTGCACAGCAAAGAGCGCAGGTGGTGGCAGCACAGCAGCGCCATCGCAGGGTGAGGCGAGGTGAGCTACTTACACGTCCACCAGGAGAGGGTATTTTTTCGACTTCTTGAAGTTTGGCGGCAACATCATTTGGTACCAAAGATCTGGGGACAAATAAAAGGACATTAAATGTGTGGTCATTTTCACAGCATTTCTATGTGTCTTACCAAATCCTGCGATCTTTAGCGTGCCATACTGCATTGTTGGCATTTGGAACTCTGCCAGGGTATCTTTTAGTTCCTTGTTGTCTTCAAGAACTGCAAGTTCTAGAAAAGATAATATAATATCACTCTGAAATTGACAGTTTCTATCTCTTTTACTTTATATCAACgctatttaaaaataaatgtggatggtggatggatggttgattCCAAAATCAATCGCAGTATTTTAAATTTGAGCCCAACGTATCTGATCAGATTTTCCATGTTAATCGGGCCTAGCTTGATCTGGGTAAATCGGGCGTGCAGCTCCGCGATGGAGGCGCCGACGGGCCTTTGAGCAGAACTGCCACTGACCTGCACCTGAGCCCCGGTTGTCTCTGAGAGTGTAGAGGGGGAAACCAGGCCCTGATATAGAAGATGCACAAACGGGACATTAGACATCCGATTGTTCAGCGGTGCTGGCCAACACTGACGAGCACGGGTGACCTGGCTCACCGTAGCAGTCCATTCGGTAATAGGAGGCGTCAAAGCTGAAGTAAGCAGAGTTGTACTGACACCTGTCCGGATTCAAGTCGCAGGTGAGACACTGAGGGGTGGCTGGACCGCTACCGATCAGGAGCCTGACCAACAGACATGTGACAGCTGCTTATGTGATTACAGTAGACTTGTTCAAACAAAAGGCTAAAATTAGCTGCTAATTCTAAATAATACATttcaatatattaaaaaaaggagatAACCGTGTCCCAGATTTAAGAATTCTTTACTTGTAAAGATTCCTCTTTATTGGGGAGCCCTGGTGCTGATTACTCACAAAGTATCTGAGGAAaagcaaaaatgcatttattgcCCTcagaaatctgggtgtgattcCCAGAAATGTGCACGTATCATCACTCACAGGGAGTCTTTTGTTAGTTTGGAAATGTAGATGACCTCCCAGTTCCCGGATGTAACAGGTGTTGCTTTGCCCTGAACAGAAGAGTCAGTTTAACTGGCAGCAGATGCCAGGAGGGCAGCTCCCGTCTGTCTCCTCGGTACCACTTACGTCTTTCACATAATGGATGTGCTTGTATCCCTGAGCGTCGCTCATCACTTTGTAGAAGCTGAGTTTGTCCTCAGCAAAGAAGATAGGTAAGGGAACATACTGGAAAATAAGGAGCTCTTATCATCTGAGCCAAACAGCGAGCTGATAAACAACATCAATGGGGTAACTTACGCGTCCAATCCAGCCTGTTTTGCTGGTTTGCTCAAATTTCTTGAGGGAGAAAATACAAGCGGCTGCATTATTCAGAACTTAATACTGTGATTATACGCTGTTGACAGTGGTTAGGCAGCCACAACTTCCCCGAAAAGTGACAGCTacctgcttttctttccagctGCTCCCGTCAAAGTCGTAGATCTGCACGATCACGTAGTTCTGCTTCCTCGTGAGCCACTGAACAGCGATGCGGGTGTCTGTAGGCCAGGTCACCG includes these proteins:
- the gcgb gene encoding glucagon b isoform X1, which translates into the protein MNSAYSLAGLLLFITIQSSWQFPEQDRNSMLLNENSVLTEPSELSNMKRHSEGTFSNDYSKYLETRRAQDFVQWLKNSKRNGSLFRRHADGTYTSDVSTYLQDQAAKEFVSWLKTGPGRRE
- the fap gene encoding dipeptidyl peptidase 4, which gives rise to MGCNKVVLGAVGAAVVITLITIMAVYVSRSNGAQRPFTFEDYFNDSIRWKSYNLYWISDREYLHKGQDGNVFLHNAETSEESLYLSNSTFAQVEATDYLLSGDYRYVAFESNYTKKWRHSFTSSYSIYDRESSTFVTPVNFPTVIQYFAWAPKENKYVYVSDYNIFLKSDVTADAVQVTTNGKRNEILNGIPDWVYEEEVFASNGAIWWSPSGRYFAYAEFNDTEVQKVEFSWYGSEQYPETVAVPYPKAGSALTKVKLFVVDTADPSRRTQVAASASVASSDHILCSVTWPTDTRIAVQWLTRKQNYVIVQIYDFDGSSWKEKQKFEQTSKTGWIGRYVPLPIFFAEDKLSFYKVMSDAQGYKHIHYVKDGKATPVTSGNWEVIYISKLTKDSLYFVSNQHQGSPIKRNLYKLLIGSGPATPQCLTCDLNPDRCQYNSAYFSFDASYYRMDCYGPGFPLYTLRDNRGSGAELAVLEDNKELKDTLAEFQMPTMQYGTLKIAGFDLWYQMMLPPNFKKSKKYPLLVDVYGGPCSQRVSYRFKLNWGTYLSSSHGIIFASFDGRGSGYQGDQILHAIYKQLGTLEVEDQITAVRKFLDMGFIDKDRIAIWGWSYGGYVSSMALGAGTGLFKCGIAVAPVAKWEYYDAVYTERYMGTPAENGDSYKNSSVTARAKNFKTVDYLLVHGTADDNVHFQQAAQISKALVDEQVDFEAMWYTDKDHGLRGSASRHTYNLMSHFLQKCLLGPK
- the gcgb gene encoding glucagon b isoform X2, with the translated sequence MNSAYSLAGLLLFITIQSSWQFPEQDRNSMLLNENSVLTEPSELSNMKRHSEGTFSNDYSKYLETRRAQDFVQWLKNSKRNGRHADGTYTSDVSTYLQDQAAKEFVSWLKTGPGRRE